The DNA region CCACTGTTGTtttttttccaacaatttcGCTCCCATGGTAGCAATATTTGTGTTATGCTAGAAAGATTTCAACTTTCACTTTCTACTTCACAAGAGAAAAATGATTGCAGGTGATAAATGCATGCCTAAGATAATAGTATTGCGTGCAAGATACCATTAAACATAGAAGAATAAAgaccaaatataatataaaagtcATAAACCATGTTTTAGTATAAATAAAAGATTCAAAGGTTGCTTTACCTAAAAGcttatttttcctttcttttttacATGATCCCTTTTTTACTTTAACAAGATGTTCTCTCAATATAAGTGATTTGACCACAAAGACTAACATCAATATTGATTTTACTAACAAACTATGTGCTTCTTTGATGTTTGCAAATACAGTCCACTAGAATCCCTAATGAAGAGATTGAAAACAGAAGGATGGGTAAGCATGGACAAGAGAGGATGACAATTGAACTACTGAATGCATTTCATGTGCAAGTTCTTTGGCTTTTGCAGTTGGTGGTTTTCTTGATAAAGCATCAAGTGACATTTTAACTCACTAATTATGGTAGTGTCTTCCTTAAAGATGCATTCTTGGTTCCAATTTGATAGATAAGTGTTCTTTGTTGCAAAATAATGATGTATTTATGGTACTCCGTGATAGAAGATATGTTGATCTTCATCACTTCCTTTTTGATGAAGCATAAGCATGCTCAGTCGATACCGCAGGGATGTATTGATAAAGCATTGTATCCTAACAAGCCAAGAACGACCAAGATAATAGACAATCATCGCCAAAGAATAGTTTGGCCTCTTctaaggagagagagagatagagagaaataGTAGAAGAGTACATGGAAAATAATTTGGTGTTAAAGTTGTGGCAGTCCTGATTAGTgacattcacatcactttcaaTTTACATCCTTTTTATGCAAAATTTATTCTTGCCTATCTTGGATTCCGGATTAGATAGCTATTGTGATTTTGTAATTTTGGTATATTTCTACATGAGTTCTACATTGTCAGATGCTTATGCTAGAAATATTTTTTGCACAAAATTTGCATAATAATCAATCTGTATAGAATTATTGCAATCTGCTGAAAGTAATGTGCACCAAATAAGTAAGCATCTACCATTGTAAGTCGTTTGTAACAAACTCTCTTCAATAGAACTGTGTTTGTTTTGACTGTTTTCCATTAACCAAATGTTGTTTGACAGGAGAATTACAAAGTAGTTGCCTTAATGGCTCTTGCCGGAAGAAGAGCGGAAATCGAGATCTTATAATTCTTTCATGGATATGATTATAGGGATAGTACATAGCTAAACACATTGTACAGTCAGATTAACATAGCTAAAAACAATGTATAGTTAGATTGTGTATAAATGGTATTATTACTACAAAATATTGTTCGGAGCCAAGTAGAGACTTGAGATACATAAAATATGACTttgagcttttttttttttacatcggaccTTCCCTTCCCAACCAAATGTCCTATAGCTAttgccacttgagctatcattcgaggaTTGACTTTGAGCATTTTGGTATGTTTGtcgtttaaaaaaaatgtaggaCATATTTCtactcaaaaaaatatttaaacaaaTACAAATAAAGTAAGAATTCATCATTGCTCttcttttgaatttcaaattcaaaatttctAGCTCAGTTTCAGTAACCCTTAAAAATGGCAGTaatcattataaaaaaattaaaattcaaaaacaaaaattcatCTTGGTAAATGATATCTAGGGAGATTAGTAGTTATCCTAAGTTACATGGTAAAAAACTCTCACGAGATGAGATTTCTTACTTAAAAAATTCaatgttaaaaattatttataattaaatttcactACCTATTACAttagttttttaaataattttagaagtaaataataattttagtaTGGTAATATGATGACGAAAATATGTCGTACGATGATTACAAAACTTTagtacatatataatcttatatttatttatgtttatattACAGGGTTAAAAACGCTCATGAGgtggaacattttacatgaaaatactttcatgtatcatgtaaaaattaatagaaaaataaattttaataaaatttcacaactttaaaatataattttatgttaAAAATTTACTACAAAATAATAGtctcatttaattatttttacaaattACAACGTAAAAATAACTCACAAAAATACTTCACATAAAAATCTGTTCCTATAAAAACTAATATtccttcaaaaaaaatataaaaactaataaaaattaaattttcatcTAATTTAGGTACAtctttcataatttttagagtaaatacatataaaattataaatattaaatattaaagttATGTCCTACAAGGGTTTAAAAAataatgtttatatatatatatatatattcccaaACCTCAGCATAGAAGAAGACCTAGACAAACCTACAACAATAGGAAGCCTAAACCTAATTCTAAAACTACTCAACCTATTGAAAAGCCTTATGCGAATAATAACAATTCTCGCAATAAGACCATTACCTGCTATAACTGCGGCAAGCCTGGTCATTATAGCaagtattttaggctcaaaggAAAGATTTCTGAGCTTAAACTTGACTTATATCCAACCTACTCATCAtattcctacttccccatcaggctctgataccaagaggggttcGGAAGCAGATTTAAGGGGTTAGAATTAAGTCTGGTAAGAGAAGTAGGATGCAGCCAGACtgcagaatatatatatatatatatatatatatatatatatatatatgatgtatcttatgagaaaggtgatcttatgtgagaaaatgagaataaatcacgaccgttagatctaatcataaATGGTCTGGATTAAACatgaagtcatgtgactttttaaaaaaagtcacatgacttttttaaatgatcacatgaccattaatttgatttaatctaaaccattcatgattagatctaacggtcgtgatttattctgcAGTCTGGCTGCATCCTACTTCTCTTACCAGAATAGGCAATGGTGATTAGTGCCATCAAAAAGCTAATCACCCTGAAGATGATCCCCAAAAAAAGAAACCTAAGGCTATATACAATATGCAAGAAACCCACAAGCAACCAAAAGCAAAGGAACCCCAACAGAGAAAAATCAATCTAAAACTAAAAGACCTAATAGCTAAAGATCAGAAGAACAGGAAGGCCACGGGACAACCTGCCACACCAACACCaaagggatatatatatatatatatatatatatatatatattaccaggtgagaggagtggtttatAATGAGAGATGAGAGGACTCAATAATAACCCTCAAATTTATATCAACGCTTAGGATGCAATCTGACTTCACGCATTCTTAGATCCCCTCTCTCATGGTAATTTTGCAATCCCACGCGCAGgttcttcttcctttttgacTCCCCTTCTCTGGCACTTACCACTCACTCATATCTTCCACGATTCCACTGCGAAAACTTCGGTCATGGCTGGGTGTGCCTTGCCCCTTTGCCTTCCAATTCATTAAACGGTAGCAATTATAGATCTGAATTGCCCAGAAAGCCAACACTTTGTTTTGTAATTTGTACACAATTCTTGCCGATTCTCCTTCACCGCCGTCGCGGGCTGCAGCAGCAACGCCGTGAACGGGTCTAGGCTGCACGCTGAACATACCCTGGTCGACGGAGACAGGGTGAACGAGGCAAAGAGACAGAGGGCGTGTAAGTGGAGGAAAAGGGAGCGACGGTGGAAATGGGAGCGGAAGAGACAGTTCCGGTGCCGGTAACGGCGATGATGGATGGCTTAGCCTGACGGAGGAGCCAGTCATTGGTCTCGCCGTCGGAGTGGTGGCCGAGCTCGCAGGTGAGCTGGAATATTCAGGCGGCAAAGAGCGGCGGCATGCGGATGCGGCGACCACGATCGTTAACCTTGGTGTGGTGGTAGTTGCAGAAGGTACGCAGACCTAGAAGGAAGACAAAGACGGTTGACGCTAGGAAACATAAGAAAGAAGATGCGTGTGTGGCTCGGGAACATGAAAGGTAAAGTGCGACGTGGAGAGAGTAAAGATGAGATTAAATCATAGTTGTTCAAGGATATCTAGGTTGTTATTTAGTACTCGCATCTCTCATCATAAACCACTCCCCTCACCTGATATGCGTCATATATTACATGAGAATATCCCTCAAGGAATCGGAGAGTTATATTACATGAGAATCCTACTAACTATGACAAAGATGCATTAAACGTACAAAATGAAGAGTCGCTTAGTATGCTTACACTTGAGGAAAAGTCTGTATATGAGAGAGTTGTCACATCTGTGTTTTCAAACTCACGaggcttctactttttatatggcTATGGTGGAACCCGAAAGACTTTGTTTGGAACACTTTATCCGCGTCACTTAGATCTAGATGACTAATTGTGCTTAATGTTGCTTCCAGTGACATAACATCATTGCTCTTGCTTGGAGGCATAACATCTCATTCTAAATTTTGCATTTCATAAGATGCTACAGAGACCTCAACATGTAATATAAAGCAAGGAAGTCTACGAGCAAAGTTTCTACTTGAAACAAGTCTTATTATATGGGATGAAACTCCAATGTTTAAAAAGTTTTGTTTCAAAGCTCTAGATGTTATACTCCGAGATTTaatgaggttgaaaaatgaagataacgtacataaaccttttggaggaaaagtagtaatacttggaggtgattttagacaaatatTATCTACAATAACTAGAGGAAGTAGACAGGAAGTTGCGGAAGTTACTGTAAACTCTTCATCACTATGGAAGCATTGCAAAGTTATGGAATTATCTAAGAACATGAGGCTAACTGCAACCGAGACAActgatgaagcaaaagaaatcaaagagtttgGAGATTAGATTCTTAGAATTGGAAATGACGATCATCCTGATTCCGGAGCAAGAGAGTATGATGTTCAAATCCGACAAGATCTGCTTATCCTAATTAGTCTTGACCCATTAATAGAATTGATTAAATATGCATATCCTGACATTCCGCACATAATGAAAGAACtgcaattctttcaagatatGTAGAGCACTATTGGCccctacaacacagactgttaaaaggataaacacttacatgtttGGCATGGCGCCAaaacatgaatatctgagcttCGACTCTACATGCGATCTAATGAGGATTTTGAAATCCGGAGTGATTTACCACATAATTTTTGAACGACACTAAAATTTCAAGAATCCTaaaccacaaactattattgaaagttggtacttcaatcatgattttgagaaatatagaccaagtagcaggtttatgcaatggaaccagattaattgtggatgaacttggtgaaTGTGTTATTGGTGCAACTGTAATCCTGAGAACAAATGTtaatgacaaagtgcacatttcAAGAATGGACTTTGTTCCTTATGATTCTAAGTTTCCAATTAAATCAagaagaagacagtttccaATTGCAGTAAGCTTTGcgataaccataaacaaaagccaaggacaaacactatctcaggttgggatctttcttccgagacacgtcttcactcatggtcagttatatgtagctctctctAGAGTACACTCAAAAAAGAGTCTTAAACTTTATATACGATGAGTCGGGCAAACAACAGACCAgtagtgtttaaggaagtttttaGAAATGTTTGATgcatacaacacaatttcatttatttattccatttttctcttcatatattattacaaagTTGActtaaaaaatacatatatatgaaaactaatttatttattaaaaaattccaacataaaattccgtgcagcgcacgggttatAGCACTAGTATAAATATATACATAGGCCGGTTGTATAAATAATTAGGGAAGTTGGGTTATTGTGGTTGATGATAattgttatttttaaattttatgctAATGATAAATGGATGGAGTATTATTTAAAAAAGGAGATATAAATTAATTCTGAAATACTAACTTATTTAAGGGTTTGGCAGAAATTAATTTCTAACTATagataattaatttatttgaaaaaaaaattgatatattGGTTAAGTATGACGAGGAGTACTTGAAAATAATATTCAAGCGTTACCCTCAATTAGAAAAATCTTGAGAGGGGAAATGGCGATAGGTAACGACACCTCACCCAACATATCCGAATCCGAACCCGATCGGCTACTCAGCTCCTACACGGAGCTGCTCTTAGGCTGCGAATTCAGTGCATGTCGAGACCTTGCCCGTAGGATCCCAATGTCCGACACGAACATCAGTGCTCAAGTTGACCAAATCTTCACCATCACTGAGGTGCTTGGCTCCTCCACGCGCCACCCGGGCACCACCCACCTTGATCGGTACTCCACCCTCCAGCTCAGCCCCGCTGATGCAGCAAACCGCGATAAAGTGTGTAACCAGTTTAAAACACTCATGCGCCTCCTGAATCCCAAAAAGAACAATTTTCCACTAGCAGATAACGCGCTCATGCGTGTGAGCGAGGCCTGGTTGGTCCTCTCTGGTCCGGTCCAGCGAGCCCGGCTCGAGCGTGATTGCCTTCGCGACAATGATGACCATGGGATGACGTCGTTTTGGATGATGTTCCTGTATTGATGGTACCTACATGAGTATGAGAAGAAGTACAAGGATTGCACTTTCCGCTACGGGAACTGTCGGAGGACATTTCATGTGTGGAGGTGAAGGCGCTGGCTGCGGAGACGGTGGTGCAGGGGAAGGATCAGTACTATTGCTACCACTTAAGTTTGTCGCTGAGGTGTCCTCTTGACGAAAGACAAAGGGTTGGTTTTCAAGGCAATGCTCAAAAGAGGTTGGGGATAAAAACTGTGGCTAACAGGGTGTCAATGAAAGTGTTTACGAAGCCTAATGGTTAGTCCAATCTGTAAGGGTGAATACTTCAAGTTTTAATTGTACTGCTTCTAGGGTTGCGGTAAAAGATTAACTTTATTTTGTAGTTCTTAATTGTGTGTTTTAGTTTCTAAGAGGGAAAAGAGGCATGCCATGCATTTCTTGTactatacaaaaaaaaatttgagagCAAAAGGagtttattcattaataatcaGAGGAAGGTACAACCCCAAGGGAAAGGAAgaagcaaaaaaaaaggaagcGCAAAAAACACACAACCAAGAAAGGAAGCACAAAAATCCTAACAAATAGAAGAGAAATTCTCTTTAAGTTCTAATGCCAACCCTCGAATGGCCTCTTCATCACTTCCCGGAAAAGACATGCCTGCGGATTTTGCCAGAAACCAAGCCTTTGCCCGCGTGTAATATGGACCGGATGGAGTGGGGGGACTAGGTGGTGGCGCAGCATCAAGATCCATGGTCCCCGATTTGCGAGGACGACCCCGAGGTTGACGAGAGCACTCCAAACCACGCTTCACCTCTTTTTCCGCTTAGGTCGACCGTGCGGGCGAGGCCTCAGAGGGGAAAAGTCAAGAAGGGGGTCATCGGCAAAAGCATCACTATCCACCCCAAGCGAATCCTCCTCCCTCGTGGAGTCATTACAAGCATCCGCAGACGCTGAACCAAAAGAAGAGCACGCGCCAATCTCAAAGCATGAGTGCGATGGACGCCCAAGGGCTAGCCCATCACAACTCACCACATCTACACCGTACGCTGAATCCCCAATGACCTCCCTTGCTGCGAGAGAGCCAATACCAAACACCTGCCGAGGAGCTTTCAAAACACTACCCACAGGATATGCCGAGAAAGGGATGGAGAGGAGCATCAAATAATCATTTAACCAAGGCCAAAAATTACTCCTAGTACTAAGGGGAGTAGTTAATgataatttgaaattcaaaagacCAATTTCAAAAGAAGCTAAACCATCCCTAAATTTAATCCTTGGTGGGGCCAGACCAGTAAAAGCAAATGAATTATCATAATTCTCTATTAATGAAGACAGAAAGTCCCTCCCTCCTGTAACGTGTGCCTCTGCAAATTCCACTGCCTGCACCCTTTCAAAATCCACCACCAGCAACTCTCCATCTTCAACCGAAACAGAGGCGCCGACATCCATCATAGTTCATTATATGGTGTTgttttctgaattgatgttatatgttgaGTTGTTATGTTACTGTGACTGCAAGTTgtgtaattgataacatgtaagtgtgtgttttgtgaaatttgagaTGATTCGTATTGTTGAACTAGGAGATGAATGTGATAGAATAATCAGGACTTTGAGATGGTctaaatatgcatatgttagttgagtttttcACAATACACTGCaaagttgtcaagaggcaatgtttgctagttctcgtggaggctagtgacttgtcccaaaactggagatGCTTTTGAAAGCTTAGAGGACGGACTTTATTGGAGGTTAtcagtctggagtggacgcggtgataccgctaatgATAACACTTTGGTACCAAGTGCATTTGCACCGCATCTCACTTGAGTGATAATTGTTATTGTAAGATTGTTATGTTAGGCCTTAAGGagttgttgatgctaattaatggtaaatgtgatatttttggagaagtTTGATGTTGTGGTATTTGGAGACAATTATATTTTGTTTTACTTGAGTTGTTAATTATGGGATATTGTCATAACGGTgaaattgattgattatattaaattacataaattatttttcctggttaagtgtgaagaatttatgtgTAATATTTACAAGCTTTTacaattacttattattatgcttatccatatgatatgagttctcacccttctgttggaatgatgttctatgcaacatcgctcaggtaccaaGGATAGTTGAGCTTCTCGCAAGGGTTAGTCGAGGGAGCTAGtatttgatatatgttttagttatgggagtcatgctctgttatgtaacacgggAAAATGTTTAGTATTGTACCGGGTTGTTAAGAGATATTTCGTgtactctctttatttatttttgaattttgttaaattttggagttgaaataaatccgctgtgctatgctgct from Lotus japonicus ecotype B-129 chromosome 2, LjGifu_v1.2 includes:
- the LOC130736419 gene encoding uncharacterized protein LOC130736419, whose translation is MAIGNDTSPNISESEPDRLLSSYTELLLGCEFSACRDLARRIPMSDTNISAQVDQIFTITEVLGSSTRHPGTTHLDRYSTLQLSPADAANRDKVCNQFKTLMRLLNPKKNNFPLADNALMRVSEAWLVLSGPVQRARLERDCLRDNDDHGMTSFWMMFLY